Proteins from a single region of Segatella copri:
- a CDS encoding radical SAM/SPASM domain-containing protein encodes MIDRCYIEITNTCNLNCHFCPKHTRKKRQLSAEEFDLLTDKIRGKVCFLYFHIMGEPLLHPLLPEFINMAREKGFKTVLTSNGTLLPKAMDLLYTLPHKIQLSLHSHESNAKGELASYMNEVMTFSTQAAEKETCIVLRLWNQGGKDRENEEVMEHIEKFVPKPWKERPDGYRLTNNLYLEFDRKFEWPNFDNHIEEKEMIKENQKSGIREEKREVFCKALLKQIGVLADGTLVPCCLDHNGDVALGNLLEQSLEEILASPRAQAMIEGFKHHQATEHLCETCESALVRNSFRGKARS; translated from the coding sequence ATGATAGATCGCTGTTACATAGAAATCACTAATACATGTAATCTCAACTGCCACTTCTGTCCAAAACATACAAGAAAGAAAAGACAGTTGAGTGCTGAGGAATTCGACCTGCTCACCGACAAGATACGCGGGAAGGTCTGTTTCCTATATTTCCACATTATGGGCGAACCCCTACTACACCCTCTTCTACCCGAATTTATCAATATGGCAAGAGAGAAAGGTTTCAAAACCGTACTTACATCCAACGGCACTCTGCTACCCAAAGCTATGGATCTCCTTTATACACTTCCCCACAAAATACAGCTCTCGCTCCACTCACACGAGAGTAATGCCAAGGGAGAGCTTGCCAGTTACATGAACGAGGTAATGACTTTTTCAACCCAAGCAGCAGAGAAAGAAACCTGCATAGTTCTCAGACTTTGGAACCAAGGAGGAAAAGACCGGGAAAATGAAGAAGTAATGGAGCACATCGAAAAATTTGTTCCCAAACCCTGGAAAGAACGACCTGACGGTTACAGACTTACCAATAATCTCTATCTGGAGTTTGACAGGAAATTCGAATGGCCCAACTTTGATAACCATATCGAAGAAAAGGAAATGATAAAAGAAAATCAGAAATCAGGTATCAGAGAAGAAAAAAGAGAAGTTTTCTGTAAAGCCCTACTCAAGCAGATAGGCGTATTGGCAGACGGAACATTGGTACCCTGCTGCTTGGACCACAACGGAGATGTAGCACTTGGGAACCTGCTTGAACAATCGCTGGAAGAAATTCTGGCTTCACCCCGTGCCCAAGCCATGATAGAAGGTTTCAAGCACCATCAAGCCACAGAACATCTCTGTGAGACCTGTGAATCAGCCCTGGTAAGAAACAGTTTTAGAGGAAAAGCAAGAAGTTAA
- the lpxK gene encoding tetraacyldisaccharide 4'-kinase yields the protein MRTEGDLIKINDWLLPLSWIYGGMVRFRNWLFDIGLKKSQSFSIPIISVGNITVGGSGKTPHVEYLIRLLHDKVKIAVLSRGYKRKTSGYVLADKDTTMSEIGDEPFQMHSKFDDIYVAVDAKRVRGIEKLQNEEPTKDVDVVLLDDAFQHRYVKPGINILLVDYHRLIIYDKMLPAGRLREPLSGKNRADIVIITKCPKDLKPMEFRVLTKAMNLYPFQKLYFTCINYDTPKGVFEDQQIAKKELKNYHVLLVTGIASPKQMEHDLKPMVKSMQSLSFGDHHRFKNKDITRINEAFEQMPEPRLIITTEKDAVRLKETEGLYEIVKKSIYELPIKVSFMLEQEDIFNDKIISYVRKNSRNSILAKRKDDNKSEDSNHTGNRSRTISFRNN from the coding sequence ATGAGAACAGAAGGCGATCTTATCAAGATCAACGACTGGCTGCTACCACTGAGTTGGATTTATGGCGGCATGGTCAGATTTCGCAATTGGCTCTTCGATATCGGACTGAAAAAGAGTCAGTCATTCTCAATCCCGATCATTTCTGTGGGTAACATCACGGTGGGCGGATCGGGCAAGACTCCCCATGTGGAGTATCTGATACGCTTGTTGCATGACAAGGTAAAGATAGCTGTGCTATCACGTGGTTACAAAAGAAAGACCAGTGGCTATGTGCTGGCAGATAAAGATACGACAATGTCAGAGATTGGCGATGAACCCTTCCAGATGCACAGCAAGTTTGACGATATCTATGTAGCCGTAGACGCTAAGCGTGTGAGAGGAATCGAAAAGTTGCAGAATGAAGAACCAACCAAGGATGTAGATGTAGTATTACTGGATGATGCCTTTCAGCATCGCTATGTGAAGCCAGGTATCAACATTCTGCTGGTAGATTACCACCGTCTGATCATCTATGACAAGATGTTGCCAGCAGGAAGACTGAGAGAACCTCTAAGCGGTAAGAACCGTGCAGACATTGTGATTATCACTAAATGTCCAAAGGACCTGAAGCCAATGGAATTTCGAGTACTCACCAAGGCTATGAACCTTTACCCTTTCCAGAAGCTCTACTTCACCTGCATCAACTATGATACGCCAAAGGGAGTTTTCGAAGACCAGCAGATAGCCAAGAAGGAGTTGAAAAACTACCATGTTCTGCTGGTTACTGGTATCGCATCGCCTAAGCAGATGGAACACGACCTGAAGCCAATGGTCAAGAGTATGCAGTCGCTGAGTTTCGGTGATCACCATCGCTTCAAGAATAAAGACATCACACGCATCAACGAGGCGTTTGAACAGATGCCAGAACCCCGTCTGATTATCACGACAGAGAAAGATGCCGTGAGACTAAAAGAGACAGAGGGACTCTATGAAATAGTAAAGAAAAGCATATACGAACTGCCTATCAAGGTAAGTTTCATGCTGGAACAAGAAGATATTTTTAACGACAAAATCATTAGCTATGTACGAAAAAATTCAAGAAACAGCATCCTGGCTAAAAGAAAGGATGACAACAAGTCCGAAGACAGCAATCATACTGGGAACCGGTCTCGGACAATTAGCTTCAGAAATAACTGA
- a CDS encoding FAD-dependent thymidylate synthase — protein MKIQRPSYEIWLQKPGELGIYQQIERAGRVCYKSENNTTVNSAKPFVDRMVQSEHFAMLEHGTVYLVCKHGELPLYTHNKFSRLKTLDGKDYITTNLRVLAENKAMDDLKYLSNYEEGKHELRITVHFTTQISITREYNRHRANSMAEQSTRYCNYSKNKFDNEITINLPTWVEAEGFDGSQDPSDYRIEDMCADIAEGRTAEWSKLTTWIFANQAAEYAYMKLIEAGCKPQEARAILPLDCNTELVHTAFVSDWKHFFDLRALGTTGAPHPDAKILALPLMEEFKQKGYL, from the coding sequence ATGAAAATACAAAGACCATCGTATGAAATCTGGTTACAGAAACCAGGTGAGCTCGGTATCTACCAGCAGATAGAACGAGCAGGAAGAGTATGCTATAAAAGTGAGAATAATACCACTGTGAATTCTGCCAAACCTTTCGTGGATCGGATGGTGCAGAGTGAACACTTTGCCATGCTGGAACATGGAACCGTATATCTGGTATGCAAACATGGAGAGTTGCCGCTTTATACCCACAACAAGTTCTCACGTCTGAAAACTTTAGACGGCAAAGACTATATTACAACCAATCTCCGAGTATTGGCAGAAAACAAGGCGATGGATGATTTGAAATACCTCAGCAACTATGAAGAAGGTAAGCACGAACTCCGTATTACCGTTCATTTTACTACTCAGATTTCCATAACCCGAGAATATAACCGTCATCGTGCCAACTCTATGGCAGAGCAGAGTACCCGATACTGCAACTATTCGAAGAATAAGTTTGATAACGAGATTACCATCAACCTGCCTACATGGGTAGAAGCAGAAGGCTTCGATGGTTCACAAGATCCCAGCGACTACCGAATAGAAGATATGTGTGCTGACATTGCAGAAGGAAGAACTGCAGAATGGAGTAAACTCACAACTTGGATATTCGCCAATCAGGCTGCCGAATATGCCTACATGAAACTGATAGAGGCAGGTTGCAAACCACAGGAAGCACGAGCCATCCTACCATTGGACTGCAACACAGAACTGGTTCATACCGCTTTCGTGAGTGACTGGAAACATTTCTTCGACCTTCGCGCATTAGGTACTACCGGTGCACCACATCCTGATGCCAAGATTTTAGCCTTGCCACTGATGGAAGAGTTTAAGCAGAAAGGTTACCTATAA
- the thiL gene encoding thiamine-phosphate kinase, translating into MLDISKLGEFGLINHLTKGYEKKNESTVYGVGDDCAVMHYPDKEVLMTTDMLMEGVHFDLTYIDMVHLGYKSAMVNISDIFAMNGTPRQMVVSIALSKRFKVEDIDEFYKGLRMACDKWGVDIVGGDTTSSLTGLAISITCIGEAAKEEIVYRNGAKETDLICVSGDLGGAYMGLQLLEREKAVYYGQIEDIRKKMAEAKANGDNEKLALLNRDLENMRNFQPDFAGKEYLLERQLQPEARGDVIAQLREAGIRPTAMMDVSDGLSSELMHICEQSHCGCRVYEKNIPIDYQTAVQAEEFNMNLTTCAMNGGEDYELLFTVPIGDHEKIETMEGVRQIGYITKENLGKFLITRDGQEFELKAQGWNPLKD; encoded by the coding sequence ATTTTGGATATCTCAAAGTTAGGTGAATTCGGTCTTATAAACCATCTCACCAAAGGTTATGAAAAGAAAAACGAGTCTACCGTTTATGGTGTAGGCGACGATTGTGCCGTGATGCATTATCCAGACAAGGAGGTGCTCATGACTACAGATATGCTGATGGAGGGCGTACATTTCGACCTTACCTATATTGACATGGTTCACTTGGGTTACAAGAGTGCAATGGTAAACATCAGTGATATCTTTGCTATGAACGGAACCCCACGCCAGATGGTAGTAAGCATAGCATTGAGTAAACGATTCAAAGTAGAAGACATTGATGAATTCTATAAGGGTCTTCGAATGGCATGCGACAAATGGGGAGTAGATATCGTGGGAGGTGATACTACCTCTTCTCTCACCGGTTTAGCCATCAGTATTACTTGTATCGGAGAAGCAGCAAAAGAAGAAATCGTATACCGCAACGGAGCCAAGGAAACAGACCTGATCTGTGTGTCGGGTGACTTGGGCGGTGCCTATATGGGACTTCAACTGCTGGAACGCGAAAAGGCTGTATACTACGGACAGATAGAAGATATCCGAAAGAAGATGGCTGAGGCTAAAGCAAATGGTGATAACGAGAAACTGGCTCTTCTGAACAGAGACTTAGAGAATATGCGCAACTTCCAGCCAGATTTCGCCGGCAAGGAATATCTCTTGGAAAGACAACTGCAGCCTGAGGCACGCGGAGATGTGATAGCACAACTGCGTGAGGCAGGTATCCGTCCTACCGCCATGATGGATGTGAGCGATGGTCTGAGCAGTGAATTGATGCATATCTGCGAACAGAGTCATTGCGGATGCAGAGTATATGAGAAGAACATACCTATCGACTACCAGACAGCCGTGCAGGCAGAAGAATTCAATATGAACCTTACCACCTGTGCTATGAATGGTGGCGAAGATTATGAACTTCTCTTTACCGTACCTATCGGTGACCACGAGAAGATTGAGACCATGGAGGGTGTAAGGCAGATTGGCTACATCACCAAAGAAAATCTGGGCAAGTTCCTCATTACCAGAGACGGACAGGAATTTGAACTGAAAGCACAAGGTTGGAATCCGCTGAAAGATTAA
- a CDS encoding glycoside hydrolase family 28 protein yields the protein MKKILIALLVCFSFVTANAKDYSKYYQNLPVQMQQPTLPSIPDNHVSILECGGNGDGLTMNTQAFAKAISKLNKMGGGHLNVPAGIYLTGLISLKDNIDLHLEKNAIIVLSEDKNDHFKIDETTGKKENRATPAINASKRKNISITGEGTIDGNGEWWRPVKRSKVSDVEWKEFQAMGGTLNEKGDIWYPFNLKHQPNVAENMDTQEKTRTHMIRFTSCENVLVQGVTLLNSPKFHIIPTRCKNVTIDGITVKCPWNAQNGDAIDISSCKDVLIVNNVIDAGDDGICMKGGAGAAGVAAGPCENINIQDNTVYHAHGGFVIGSEFSGGMKNIVVRNNTFQGTDTGLRFKSAVKRGGTSENIYIDHIYMTDIKDAAITFETTYFDNHVGAKKQTAPVKQEFLPNFQDIHMSNIYVRGCKTGIEAHGAEGMVHDITIKNSNIFYTKEAKNIDAACKILLENVRFESFAK from the coding sequence ATGAAGAAGATTTTAATAGCTCTATTGGTCTGTTTCTCATTTGTGACAGCCAATGCCAAAGATTACAGTAAGTATTATCAGAACTTACCAGTTCAGATGCAGCAACCAACATTGCCTAGCATCCCAGACAATCATGTCAGTATCTTGGAATGTGGCGGTAATGGTGACGGACTCACCATGAATACCCAGGCATTCGCCAAAGCCATCAGCAAACTGAACAAGATGGGCGGCGGTCATCTTAATGTGCCTGCAGGTATCTACCTCACCGGTCTCATCTCACTGAAGGACAATATTGACCTGCATCTGGAAAAGAATGCCATCATCGTTCTTTCAGAAGACAAGAACGACCACTTCAAGATAGACGAGACTACGGGAAAGAAAGAAAACCGTGCAACTCCAGCCATCAATGCCAGCAAGAGAAAGAACATCTCTATCACAGGCGAGGGCACCATTGACGGAAACGGAGAATGGTGGAGACCGGTAAAGCGCAGTAAGGTTAGTGACGTAGAATGGAAAGAATTCCAGGCTATGGGCGGAACACTGAATGAGAAGGGTGACATCTGGTATCCATTCAATCTGAAACATCAACCTAACGTGGCAGAGAATATGGATACACAGGAGAAAACCCGAACACACATGATCAGATTCACCAGTTGCGAGAATGTGCTCGTACAGGGTGTTACACTTCTGAATAGTCCTAAATTCCATATCATCCCTACCCGATGCAAGAATGTGACTATCGACGGAATCACCGTAAAATGCCCTTGGAATGCCCAAAATGGTGATGCGATTGATATCTCCAGCTGTAAGGATGTACTCATCGTAAACAATGTGATTGATGCCGGTGATGATGGTATCTGCATGAAGGGTGGCGCCGGCGCAGCAGGTGTGGCTGCAGGTCCTTGTGAAAACATCAATATCCAGGACAACACCGTATACCATGCCCATGGAGGTTTTGTTATCGGCAGCGAGTTCTCTGGCGGCATGAAGAATATTGTTGTTCGCAACAATACTTTCCAGGGAACAGATACCGGTTTACGTTTTAAGAGTGCTGTGAAGAGAGGCGGAACATCAGAGAACATCTATATCGACCATATCTACATGACCGATATCAAGGATGCAGCCATCACCTTTGAGACCACCTATTTTGATAACCACGTAGGTGCCAAGAAACAGACCGCTCCTGTAAAACAGGAATTCCTGCCAAACTTTCAGGATATCCACATGAGCAACATCTACGTACGAGGTTGCAAAACAGGTATTGAAGCACATGGTGCAGAAGGTATGGTACACGATATCACCATCAAAAACTCCAATATCTTCTACACCAAGGAAGCCAAGAATATCGATGCTGCCTGCAAAATTCTGTTGGAAAACGTACGTTTTGAAAGTTTCGCAAAGTAA
- a CDS encoding thiamine phosphate synthase: MKWIVITLPDFIENESTYINQLFKAGTDLLHLRKPESNIEECRQLIQEIDKKWHKKIVVHDHFELCQEFHLHGIHLNRRNHEIPKGFQGSISQSCHSFKEVEQALQTISPKNKDEKSAILKPACHYVFLSPIFDSISKKGYKHSFSNKDLEEAGINGIINERVVALGGVTPEYIPQLRAWNFGGGAFLGDVWNRRTDAKWTEYLAIIKQKLTPGNAKNTLNSSNIW; this comes from the coding sequence ATGAAATGGATAGTAATCACTCTGCCCGATTTTATAGAGAATGAATCAACCTATATCAACCAACTCTTTAAAGCAGGTACAGACCTGCTACATCTGCGCAAACCAGAATCAAATATAGAGGAGTGTAGGCAACTGATACAGGAAATCGACAAGAAATGGCATAAAAAGATCGTAGTACACGATCACTTCGAACTATGTCAGGAATTTCATCTTCATGGTATTCACCTTAACAGAAGAAACCACGAGATTCCAAAAGGCTTTCAAGGAAGCATCTCACAATCCTGCCATAGTTTTAAGGAAGTAGAACAAGCTCTCCAGACTATATCACCCAAGAACAAAGACGAAAAGAGCGCGATTCTCAAACCTGCCTGCCATTATGTTTTCCTCAGTCCAATCTTTGACAGCATTTCAAAAAAAGGCTACAAACATTCCTTCTCTAACAAAGACTTAGAGGAAGCAGGCATCAATGGAATCATCAATGAGCGAGTAGTTGCATTGGGAGGTGTCACCCCTGAATATATTCCACAATTGAGAGCATGGAACTTTGGCGGAGGTGCTTTTTTAGGCGACGTCTGGAACAGAAGAACTGATGCAAAATGGACGGAATATCTTGCCATAATTAAGCAGAAACTTACACCCGGAAATGCCAAGAATACGCTTAACAGTTCAAACATTTGGTAG
- a CDS encoding purine-nucleoside phosphorylase — MYEKIQETASWLKERMTTSPKTAIILGTGLGQLASEITDSYEFPYSEIPNFPVSTVQGHAGKLIFGKLGGKDIMAMEGRFHYYEGYDMKAVTFPERVMYELGIETLFVSNASGGMNPEFQIGDLMIIDDHINFFPEHPLRGKNFPTGPRFPDMHEAYDKKLRDLADDIAKEKGIDAKHGVYVGVQGPTFETPAEYRMYRVLGGDAVGMSTVPEVIVARHCGIKVFGISIITDLGGFDVPVEVSHEEVQIAANAAQPKMTEIMREIIRRS, encoded by the coding sequence ATGTACGAAAAAATTCAAGAAACAGCATCCTGGCTAAAAGAAAGGATGACAACAAGTCCGAAGACAGCAATCATACTGGGAACCGGTCTCGGACAATTAGCTTCAGAAATAACTGACAGTTATGAATTTCCATATAGTGAAATACCAAACTTCCCGGTATCTACCGTTCAAGGTCATGCAGGCAAACTGATTTTCGGTAAGTTAGGAGGTAAAGACATCATGGCTATGGAAGGAAGATTCCATTACTATGAAGGATATGACATGAAGGCTGTAACCTTCCCAGAACGTGTGATGTACGAGTTGGGCATTGAAACCCTCTTTGTAAGCAACGCTTCGGGCGGTATGAATCCGGAATTCCAGATTGGAGACCTAATGATTATCGATGATCACATCAACTTCTTCCCAGAACATCCATTGCGCGGAAAGAACTTCCCTACCGGTCCACGTTTCCCGGATATGCACGAAGCATACGACAAGAAACTCCGCGACCTTGCCGACGATATCGCTAAGGAGAAGGGAATTGATGCAAAGCATGGTGTATATGTTGGCGTGCAGGGACCTACCTTCGAGACACCGGCAGAGTATCGCATGTATCGTGTATTGGGTGGTGACGCTGTAGGTATGAGTACTGTACCTGAAGTGATTGTTGCCCGCCATTGTGGAATCAAGGTTTTCGGCATCAGCATCATCACCGATCTTGGCGGTTTCGATGTACCTGTAGAAGTCAGTCATGAGGAAGTGCAGATTGCAGCCAATGCCGCACAGCCTAAGATGACAGAGATTATGCGAGAAATCATCCGCAGATCTTAA
- the thiD gene encoding bifunctional hydroxymethylpyrimidine kinase/phosphomethylpyrimidine kinase, whose amino-acid sequence MKYYTAMTIAGSDSCGGAGVQADIKTMSALGVYAASAITAITVQNTLGVYAIQDINPEIVKGQIEAVMDDIHPDAIKVGMVNDRTTIQAIAEALKRYQGEYQHLIIDPVMVSTSGCRLMQEDALSIFIQELLPLATLLTPNIPEAEILAGMKIQNKEDIQNAALAISKLGCKYVLIKGGHFQGAEKIDYLFEDGKPITSYRGLSVNTRNTHGTGCTLSSAITSYLAREMDMNTAIAMAKTYLSGAILAGKDVQIGKGHGPVNHFYEPKALFIK is encoded by the coding sequence ATGAAATATTATACAGCAATGACAATAGCTGGCTCAGACAGTTGCGGAGGAGCCGGCGTACAAGCTGACATCAAGACAATGTCAGCACTAGGCGTATATGCCGCATCGGCCATTACAGCCATTACCGTACAGAACACCCTGGGAGTTTATGCCATCCAAGACATCAACCCCGAAATAGTAAAGGGCCAGATAGAAGCTGTGATGGACGACATCCACCCAGATGCCATCAAAGTAGGTATGGTTAACGACCGTACCACTATCCAGGCTATTGCTGAAGCCCTGAAAAGATACCAAGGGGAATACCAGCATCTCATCATTGACCCAGTGATGGTTTCCACCAGTGGTTGCAGACTCATGCAGGAGGACGCTCTCAGCATTTTCATACAGGAGTTATTACCACTAGCTACCCTGCTAACACCTAACATCCCGGAAGCAGAGATACTGGCAGGAATGAAGATACAGAATAAGGAAGACATCCAGAACGCAGCTTTAGCCATCAGTAAGTTAGGCTGTAAATATGTACTCATCAAAGGCGGCCATTTCCAGGGAGCAGAAAAGATTGATTACCTCTTCGAAGACGGAAAACCTATTACCAGTTATCGAGGCCTTAGCGTAAACACACGCAATACCCACGGTACAGGTTGCACCCTATCCTCAGCCATCACTTCTTATCTGGCAAGAGAAATGGATATGAATACAGCTATCGCCATGGCAAAAACCTATCTTTCAGGCGCAATTCTGGCAGGAAAAGATGTACAGATAGGAAAAGGTCATGGTCCGGTGAATCATTTCTATGAACCCAAGGCACTGTTTATCAAATAA
- the tsaA gene encoding tRNA (N6-threonylcarbamoyladenosine(37)-N6)-methyltransferase TrmO — MEIKPIAYFRSPFSSKFGIPKQAGLVAELEGQIVFEPEFRNPDALRGMEGFDYLWLIWEFSANRHKAHSPVVRPPVLGGNEKVGVFATRSPFRPNNIGLSSVKISHIEWETPHGPVIHVKGADLMDKTPIFDIKPYVVYADSHPGARSGFVDDRKWQKLDVEISGDVDRHLRLQGLNAEKIEILKEVLAQDPRPHYQKDPHKVYGMPYEGLDIHFTVCNHTLTVVK; from the coding sequence ATGGAGATAAAACCAATAGCATATTTTCGTTCTCCCTTCAGTAGCAAGTTTGGCATACCCAAACAGGCTGGATTGGTAGCAGAACTGGAAGGACAGATTGTTTTTGAACCCGAATTTCGTAACCCTGATGCGCTGCGTGGCATGGAGGGCTTTGATTATCTTTGGCTGATTTGGGAATTTTCAGCCAATAGGCACAAAGCGCACAGTCCGGTTGTTCGTCCTCCTGTGTTGGGAGGCAATGAGAAAGTGGGTGTCTTTGCCACTCGAAGTCCTTTCCGTCCCAATAATATAGGTCTTTCATCGGTAAAAATTTCTCATATCGAATGGGAGACTCCTCATGGTCCTGTCATTCATGTTAAGGGAGCTGATCTTATGGACAAAACACCGATATTTGACATCAAGCCGTATGTGGTGTATGCCGATTCTCATCCTGGGGCAAGGAGCGGTTTTGTTGATGACCGCAAATGGCAGAAACTTGATGTAGAGATTTCTGGAGATGTAGACAGGCATCTGCGTCTGCAGGGATTGAATGCAGAAAAGATTGAAATATTGAAAGAGGTACTTGCCCAAGATCCCCGTCCGCATTACCAGAAAGACCCTCATAAGGTCTATGGAATGCCTTATGAGGGTCTTGATATTCATTTTACGGTTTGCAATCATACGCTTACTGTTGTCAAGTAG